A part of Streptomyces sp. NBC_00557 genomic DNA contains:
- a CDS encoding FAD-dependent monooxygenase, translating to MTQSDRAIVIGGGIGGLAAAAALHRRGWGVTVLERAPSLEPVGAAISLAPNALRALDVLGIGDEIRQLAAWQGDGGLRTPGGRWLSRTSAEAAAARFGGPLVLLPRATLVDRLAALLPPGAVRTAAGASLADPGDRRRPARVRTGDEELPAELVVGADGVNSRVRTALFPRHPGPVYAGFTTWRMLIPLPGVRFAAHETWGRGRLWGTHPLKDGRVYAYAAAMTPAGGRAPDDERAELLRRFGDWHDPIPDVLAAARPEDVLRHDVHHIATPPPAYHAGRTALLGDAAHAMPPTLGQGGNQAVEDAVVLAHHAHDLAAYTAARLPRTTAIARRAVRAARVNMAAGPAAVAVRDTVIAVLSKAAPALLLRGFDGIAGWRPPYAAQDTVER from the coding sequence ATGACACAGTCGGACCGCGCGATCGTCATCGGCGGCGGCATCGGAGGCCTGGCCGCGGCGGCGGCCCTGCACCGAAGGGGCTGGGGCGTGACCGTCCTGGAGCGCGCCCCTTCCCTGGAGCCCGTCGGCGCGGCCATCTCCCTTGCCCCGAACGCCCTGCGCGCCCTGGACGTGCTCGGCATCGGCGACGAGATCAGGCAGCTGGCCGCCTGGCAGGGGGACGGCGGCCTGCGCACCCCGGGCGGCCGCTGGCTGTCCCGCACCAGCGCCGAGGCAGCCGCCGCCCGCTTCGGCGGCCCCCTGGTCCTGCTGCCCCGCGCCACCCTGGTGGACCGCCTCGCCGCCCTCCTGCCCCCCGGCGCCGTCCGCACCGCGGCCGGCGCGAGCCTCGCCGACCCCGGCGACCGCCGCAGGCCCGCCCGCGTCCGCACCGGCGACGAGGAACTGCCTGCCGAGCTGGTGGTCGGCGCGGACGGCGTCAACTCCCGTGTCCGCACAGCCCTCTTCCCCCGCCATCCCGGACCGGTGTACGCGGGGTTCACCACCTGGCGGATGCTGATCCCGCTGCCGGGCGTCCGGTTCGCCGCCCACGAGACCTGGGGCCGGGGCCGGCTCTGGGGCACGCACCCGCTCAAGGACGGCCGTGTCTACGCGTACGCGGCGGCCATGACCCCGGCCGGCGGCCGGGCGCCCGACGACGAGAGGGCCGAACTCCTGCGCCGGTTCGGCGACTGGCACGACCCGATCCCGGATGTGCTCGCCGCCGCCCGCCCCGAGGACGTGCTCCGGCACGACGTCCACCACATCGCCACCCCGCCGCCCGCCTACCATGCGGGCCGGACCGCCCTCCTCGGCGACGCCGCCCACGCCATGCCGCCCACCCTCGGCCAGGGCGGCAACCAGGCCGTCGAGGACGCCGTCGTCCTCGCCCACCACGCCCACGACCTGGCCGCCTACACCGCCGCCCGCCTCCCGCGCACCACCGCGATCGCCCGCCGGGCCGTCAGAGCGGCACGCGTGAACATGGCCGCGGGCCCCGCCGCCGTCGCCGTACGCGACACCGTGATCGCGGTCCTGTCGAAGGCCGCACCCGCGCTCCTCCTGCGCGGCTTCGACGGCATCGCCGGCTGGCGGCCGCCGTATGCTGCCCAGGACACGGTCGAGCGGTAG
- a CDS encoding Gfo/Idh/MocA family protein — protein MKVGCIGLGDIAQKAYLPVLGMQPGVDLHLHTRTPATLERVADTLHLPPGQRHGTLDSLLAQGLDAAFVHAPTGAHPEIVARLLQAGVPTYVDKPLAYELADSERLVALAEQRGVSLSVGFNRRYAPGYAQCLDHPRELILMQKNRIGLPEEPRTMILDDFIHVVDTLRFLVPGTVDDVTVRARVRDGALHHVVLQLGGDGFTALGVMNRLSGSNEEILEVSGQDTKRQVLNLAEVIDHKGQPTVRRRGDWVPVARQRGIEQAVLAFLDAVRAGKVLSARDALATHELCERVVRAVQGRLGAA, from the coding sequence GTGAAGGTCGGCTGCATCGGACTCGGGGACATCGCGCAGAAGGCGTATCTGCCGGTGCTCGGCATGCAGCCGGGGGTCGACCTGCACCTCCACACCCGGACGCCCGCCACCCTCGAACGGGTCGCGGACACCCTGCACCTGCCGCCCGGGCAGCGGCACGGCACGCTCGACTCCCTGCTCGCGCAAGGGCTCGACGCGGCCTTCGTGCACGCGCCGACCGGCGCCCACCCCGAGATCGTCGCCCGGCTGCTCCAGGCGGGCGTCCCCACGTACGTGGACAAGCCGCTCGCCTACGAACTCGCCGACTCCGAGCGGCTGGTGGCCCTGGCCGAGCAGCGCGGGGTCTCGTTGTCCGTCGGCTTCAACCGCCGGTACGCGCCCGGGTACGCGCAGTGCCTGGACCATCCGCGCGAACTGATCCTCATGCAGAAGAACCGGATCGGGCTGCCCGAGGAACCGCGCACGATGATCCTGGACGACTTCATCCACGTCGTGGACACCCTGCGGTTCCTGGTGCCGGGCACCGTGGACGACGTCACCGTCCGCGCCCGCGTCCGGGACGGGGCACTGCACCACGTCGTGCTGCAGCTCGGCGGGGACGGCTTCACCGCGCTCGGCGTGATGAACCGGCTCAGCGGCTCCAACGAGGAGATCCTCGAGGTCTCCGGGCAGGACACCAAGCGTCAGGTGCTCAATCTCGCCGAGGTGATCGACCACAAGGGCCAGCCGACCGTGCGCCGGCGCGGCGACTGGGTGCCGGTGGCCCGGCAGCGCGGCATCGAGCAGGCGGTGCTCGCCTTCCTGGACGCCGTGCGCGCCGGGAAGGTGCTCAGCGCACGGGACGCGCTGGCGACTCATGAGCTGTGCGAGCGGGTGGTGCGAGCGGTGCAGGGCCGCCTCGGCGCAGCCTGA
- the lnt gene encoding apolipoprotein N-acyltransferase, with translation MRMIDRWLTSPWRRSAVAVVAGALPVLAFPAPALWWFAYVALVPWILLARSAPTGRRAAYDGWCGGFGFLLAVHHWLLPSLHVFIFLIAALLGALWAPWGWLVRRFLGERPTPGRGAAALLVLPSGWLMVELVRSWQGLGGPWGMLGASQWQVSPALRLASVGGVWLLSFLIVAVNVAAAVLVSVPASRVPAVASLVATAAATSAVWAWAPRPDVDGHVRIAVVQPGIVDGHDSGDKRFDREEQLTRRLAGQHLGLVVWGESSVGFDLGDRPDLARRIAALSRATGADVLVNVDARRSDRPGIYKSSVLIGPDGPTGDRYDKMRLVPFGEYIPARSLLGWATSVGKAAGEDRRRGSEQVVINVGHGLRIGPLICFETAFPDMSRHLAEDGADVLLGQSSTSSFQGSWAPAQHASLAALRAAETGRPMVHATLTGVSAVYGPKGQRLGPWLGTGASAARVYDVPLAHGVTPYVRYGDWPVYGALLVLAACCAAEGVRALRLRRGGPAPLAPPARTAHESPARPVR, from the coding sequence ATGAGGATGATCGACCGCTGGCTGACCTCCCCTTGGCGGCGTTCCGCCGTGGCCGTGGTCGCCGGTGCCCTGCCCGTGCTCGCGTTCCCCGCGCCGGCGCTGTGGTGGTTCGCGTACGTCGCGCTGGTCCCCTGGATCCTGCTGGCCCGCTCGGCGCCCACCGGGCGGCGGGCGGCGTACGACGGCTGGTGCGGCGGCTTCGGATTTCTGCTGGCGGTGCACCACTGGCTGCTGCCGAGCCTGCACGTGTTCATCTTCCTGATCGCCGCGCTGCTGGGCGCGCTCTGGGCGCCCTGGGGGTGGCTGGTGCGCCGGTTCCTGGGAGAGCGGCCGACGCCGGGGCGGGGAGCCGCCGCGCTGCTGGTGCTGCCGTCCGGCTGGCTGATGGTGGAGCTGGTGCGGTCCTGGCAGGGGCTCGGCGGGCCCTGGGGCATGCTGGGCGCCAGCCAGTGGCAGGTCTCCCCCGCGCTGCGGCTCGCCTCGGTGGGCGGGGTGTGGCTGCTCAGCTTCCTGATCGTGGCCGTGAACGTGGCGGCGGCCGTGCTGGTGTCGGTGCCCGCGTCGCGGGTCCCGGCCGTGGCCTCGCTGGTCGCCACGGCCGCCGCGACCTCGGCCGTGTGGGCCTGGGCGCCGCGGCCGGACGTCGACGGGCATGTGCGGATCGCCGTCGTACAGCCCGGGATCGTGGACGGGCACGACAGCGGCGACAAGCGGTTCGACCGCGAGGAGCAGCTGACCCGGCGGCTCGCCGGGCAGCACCTCGGCCTGGTCGTCTGGGGCGAGTCGAGCGTCGGGTTCGACCTGGGCGACCGTCCCGACCTGGCCCGGCGGATCGCCGCGCTGTCCCGGGCGACCGGTGCCGACGTCCTGGTCAACGTGGACGCGCGCCGCTCCGACCGGCCCGGCATCTACAAGAGTTCGGTGCTGATCGGCCCGGACGGCCCGACCGGCGACCGGTACGACAAGATGCGGCTCGTGCCGTTCGGCGAGTACATACCCGCCCGTTCTCTCCTGGGCTGGGCCACCTCGGTCGGCAAGGCGGCCGGCGAAGACCGCAGGCGCGGCAGCGAGCAGGTCGTGATCAACGTGGGGCACGGACTGCGCATCGGACCGCTGATCTGCTTCGAGACCGCGTTCCCCGACATGAGCCGGCATCTGGCCGAGGACGGCGCCGACGTCCTGCTCGGCCAGTCCTCCACCTCGTCCTTCCAGGGCAGCTGGGCCCCGGCGCAGCACGCCTCGCTGGCCGCGCTGCGGGCCGCCGAGACCGGCCGCCCGATGGTGCACGCGACGCTCACCGGCGTCTCGGCCGTGTACGGGCCGAAGGGGCAGCGGCTCGGGCCCTGGCTCGGCACCGGCGCGAGCGCCGCCCGGGTGTACGACGTACCGCTCGCGCACGGCGTCACGCCGTACGTCCGCTACGGCGACTGGCCGGTGTACGGCGCGCTGCTGGTGCTGGCCGCGTGCTGCGCGGCCGAGGGGGTGCGGGCGCTCAGGCTGCGCCGAGGCGGCCCTGCACCGCTCGCACCACCCGCTCGCACAGCTCATGAGTCGCCAGCGCGTCCCGTGCGCTGA
- a CDS encoding nuclear transport factor 2 family protein, with protein sequence MTQRAELATVMDRLAVDELITAYAVAVDEGDWGAYRELFTVDGRADYRSAGGIEGDAERVAGWLAESLALFSVRQHLIVNRQVRFGFLEHDTGDTASVRADYLNPMRRAADGGPTAPDLVCGGSYGFGVLRTAEGWRLREVVAQEKWRRLPAQGPATA encoded by the coding sequence ATGACGCAGCGTGCGGAACTCGCCACCGTGATGGACCGACTGGCCGTCGACGAGTTGATCACCGCGTACGCGGTGGCCGTGGACGAGGGCGACTGGGGCGCCTACCGGGAGCTGTTCACGGTGGACGGGAGGGCCGACTACCGTTCGGCCGGCGGCATCGAGGGCGACGCGGAGCGGGTCGCCGGATGGCTCGCCGAGAGCCTGGCGCTGTTCTCCGTACGGCAGCATCTGATCGTCAACCGCCAGGTGCGGTTCGGCTTCCTGGAGCACGACACCGGCGACACGGCCTCGGTACGGGCCGACTACCTCAACCCGATGCGTCGCGCGGCCGACGGCGGCCCCACGGCCCCGGACCTGGTGTGCGGGGGCAGCTACGGATTCGGGGTGCTCCGCACCGCCGAGGGCTGGCGCCTGCGGGAGGTGGTCGCACAGGAGAAGTGGCGCCGCCTCCCGGCCCAGGGCCCGGCCACCGCCTAG
- a CDS encoding restriction endonuclease: MSRRSNGVIGVWAEMQRQQQRQAQAEARRRRQEEQQARAYQRRVAQSHREYRQAEAQRRTEELDAQVAALQGLLAAGVQAPAFRASSLLRPEVIEPFAPGALAQPVPMPDFAHYQTQSGWTAARRAQAQAEARARFERDWHAAQAAEAQRQQQLAAYQQWADAQLAEVRRHNAGVGELTEGVGRRDPDAVVEYFTAALHTSAAWPEEFPRQVTAAYDAAAGQLVLDWELPAYDVVPEVKSVRYMPGLDQDKETARPVGQRRALYREVLAQCVLLVLHELFAADELGALESVTLNGFVDGHDPTTGRPGRIYLATVMAARSTFRELHLAQVDACSCLADALRGQLSARPDQLAPVRPGRRPEDVGNRVVTQGGDEEPDLYEMDPIAFENLVADLFRAMGMQAVTTQRSNDGGVDVDALDPAPIRGGKIVVQVKRYRHTVPPTAVRDLYGTVQDAGANKGVLVTTSGFGPGSHTFAHGKPLELISGTELVDLLHRHGLRGRLGDRTGRGGTRPAPSAPEPRLPDDHNVLGMAWAGGVALDACALVCRGNRVLGEDHFVFFNNPRTPDGTVRALPAQAPDRAAIGVSFDALPPEADRLVLVAAVDPEADPDADLSGFTDARIRLLDPGMTELGRLEVCDGRPGETALVLGSFRRRSNGDWDFVLGGKGYTGGLAELVADYGIEVE; encoded by the coding sequence ATGAGTCGTCGTTCCAATGGCGTGATAGGCGTCTGGGCCGAGATGCAGCGACAGCAGCAGCGGCAGGCGCAGGCCGAAGCCAGACGACGGAGGCAGGAAGAGCAGCAGGCACGCGCCTACCAGCGGCGAGTCGCCCAGAGCCATCGCGAGTACCGGCAGGCGGAGGCACAGCGCCGGACCGAGGAACTGGACGCACAGGTCGCAGCGCTGCAGGGTCTTCTCGCCGCGGGTGTTCAGGCGCCGGCGTTCCGGGCCTCCTCCCTCCTGCGCCCGGAGGTGATCGAGCCGTTCGCACCGGGTGCGCTGGCGCAGCCCGTTCCGATGCCGGATTTCGCGCACTACCAGACGCAGAGCGGATGGACCGCCGCCCGCCGCGCCCAGGCCCAGGCGGAGGCTCGGGCGCGCTTCGAGCGGGACTGGCACGCGGCCCAGGCGGCGGAGGCGCAGCGGCAGCAGCAGCTGGCGGCGTACCAGCAGTGGGCCGACGCCCAGCTCGCCGAGGTACGGCGGCACAACGCCGGCGTCGGCGAGCTGACCGAAGGAGTCGGGCGCCGCGATCCGGACGCCGTGGTCGAGTACTTCACCGCCGCTCTCCACACGTCGGCCGCGTGGCCGGAGGAGTTTCCGCGTCAGGTGACGGCGGCCTACGACGCGGCGGCCGGGCAGCTGGTGCTGGACTGGGAACTGCCCGCCTACGACGTCGTACCCGAGGTCAAGTCCGTTCGCTACATGCCCGGGCTGGACCAGGACAAGGAGACCGCCCGGCCCGTGGGCCAGCGGCGGGCTCTCTACCGCGAGGTGCTGGCGCAGTGCGTGCTGCTCGTGCTGCACGAGCTGTTCGCCGCGGACGAGCTGGGCGCGCTCGAGTCGGTGACCCTGAACGGGTTCGTGGACGGGCACGACCCCACGACGGGCCGGCCGGGCCGCATCTACCTGGCGACCGTGATGGCCGCGCGCTCGACGTTCCGCGAGCTCCACCTGGCCCAGGTGGACGCCTGCAGCTGTCTGGCCGACGCGCTGCGCGGGCAGCTCTCGGCCCGTCCCGACCAGCTCGCGCCGGTGCGGCCGGGTCGCCGGCCCGAGGACGTCGGCAACCGTGTCGTCACGCAGGGCGGCGACGAGGAACCCGACCTGTACGAGATGGATCCGATCGCCTTCGAGAATCTCGTCGCCGATCTCTTCCGGGCCATGGGGATGCAGGCAGTCACCACCCAGCGCTCGAACGACGGCGGGGTGGACGTCGACGCCCTGGATCCGGCGCCGATCCGCGGCGGCAAGATCGTCGTGCAGGTGAAGCGCTACCGGCACACGGTGCCGCCCACCGCCGTACGCGACCTGTACGGGACCGTGCAGGACGCCGGCGCCAACAAGGGCGTGCTGGTCACGACGTCGGGCTTCGGCCCCGGCTCGCACACCTTCGCCCACGGCAAACCGCTGGAACTGATCTCGGGCACGGAACTCGTCGATCTGCTGCACCGTCACGGGCTCCGCGGACGCCTCGGCGATCGTACGGGCCGCGGCGGAACGCGGCCGGCGCCGTCCGCCCCGGAACCCCGGCTCCCCGACGACCACAACGTGCTGGGCATGGCGTGGGCCGGAGGTGTTGCCCTGGACGCGTGCGCTCTCGTCTGCCGGGGCAACCGGGTGCTCGGCGAGGATCACTTCGTCTTCTTCAACAACCCGCGGACGCCGGACGGCACCGTGCGGGCTCTTCCCGCCCAGGCACCGGACAGGGCCGCGATCGGCGTCTCCTTCGACGCGCTGCCGCCCGAGGCCGACCGGCTCGTGCTCGTTGCCGCCGTCGACCCGGAGGCTGATCCGGACGCCGACCTCTCCGGATTCACCGACGCGCGCATCCGGCTGCTCGATCCCGGGATGACCGAGCTGGGGCGACTGGAGGTCTGCGACGGGCGGCCCGGCGAGACCGCCCTGGTACTCGGCTCCTTCCGCCGCAGGTCCAACGGTGACTGGGACTTCGTGCTCGGCGGCAAGGGCTACACGGGCGGTCTGGCGGAACTCGTCGCGGACTACGGCATCGAGGTGGAGTAG
- a CDS encoding winged helix-turn-helix transcriptional regulator: MAATKDPRPCSIADALAVVGEKYSLLVLREVCLGNGRFDQLVRNTGAPRDILAARLRRLVDAGILTKRLYSERPQRFEYLATQAGLELHPVLMTLKEWGDRHIRKGADLPMSIEHRCGHELVPVVTCRACGEEIHPEHLTARPQAPGWTISGPTAAVG; this comes from the coding sequence ATGGCCGCCACGAAAGACCCGCGCCCCTGCTCCATCGCCGACGCCCTCGCGGTGGTCGGGGAGAAGTACTCGCTGCTCGTCCTGCGCGAGGTGTGCCTCGGCAACGGCCGCTTCGACCAGCTGGTGCGCAACACCGGCGCCCCCCGCGACATCCTGGCCGCCCGGCTGCGCCGGCTCGTGGACGCCGGGATCCTCACCAAGCGCCTCTACAGCGAGCGCCCGCAGCGCTTCGAGTACCTGGCCACACAGGCGGGCCTGGAACTGCACCCGGTTCTGATGACACTCAAGGAGTGGGGCGACCGCCACATCCGCAAGGGCGCCGACCTGCCCATGTCCATCGAGCACCGCTGCGGCCACGAACTGGTCCCGGTCGTCACCTGCCGCGCCTGCGGCGAGGAGATCCACCCCGAGCACCTCACGGCCCGTCCCCAGGCCCCGGGCTGGACGATCAGCGGGCCCACGGCGGCAGTTGGGTGA
- a CDS encoding thiolase family protein yields MRDAVIVEAVRTPIGKGKPNGSLAHVHPVQLLAHTLRALVERSGVDPALIDDVIGGTVDQVGEQAMNTTRYAVLAAGFPETVPATTVDRQCGSSQQAVHFAAQGVISGAYDLVVACGVESMSRVPMWSNVPAGKDPFGPGVAERYPEGLVPQGISAELIAAKWSLTRARMDEFAVSSHHKAAAAWQAGLFDAEVAPLDGVARDECVRPDSTPEILAGLRPAYYDPAFAERFPQIEWNVTAGNASPINDGASAVLITSSDTAARLGLRPLARLHSFAVTGSDPLLMLTGVIPATEKVLRRARLKPADIDLFEVNEAFSSVVLAWQQETGADLAKVNVHGGAIALGHPLGASGTRLTTTLVHAMRERGARYALQTMCEAGGLANAMILEGV; encoded by the coding sequence ATGCGTGACGCCGTGATCGTCGAAGCCGTACGCACCCCCATCGGCAAGGGCAAGCCGAACGGCTCCCTCGCCCACGTCCACCCCGTGCAGCTGCTCGCCCACACCCTGCGCGCCCTCGTCGAACGCTCCGGCGTCGACCCGGCGCTGATCGACGACGTCATCGGCGGCACCGTGGACCAGGTGGGCGAGCAGGCCATGAACACCACCCGGTACGCCGTCCTCGCCGCCGGGTTCCCCGAGACGGTCCCGGCGACCACGGTGGACCGCCAGTGCGGCTCCTCCCAGCAGGCCGTGCACTTCGCCGCGCAGGGCGTGATCTCCGGGGCGTACGACCTGGTGGTCGCCTGCGGCGTGGAGTCGATGAGCCGGGTGCCGATGTGGTCCAACGTGCCCGCGGGCAAGGACCCGTTCGGACCCGGCGTCGCCGAGCGCTACCCCGAAGGCCTGGTCCCCCAGGGGATCAGCGCGGAACTGATCGCCGCCAAGTGGTCGCTCACCCGGGCGCGGATGGACGAGTTCGCCGTCTCCTCGCACCACAAGGCCGCAGCCGCCTGGCAGGCAGGCCTCTTCGACGCCGAGGTCGCGCCGCTGGACGGCGTCGCCCGCGACGAGTGCGTCCGCCCCGACAGCACCCCGGAGATACTCGCCGGCCTCAGGCCCGCCTACTACGACCCCGCCTTCGCCGAGCGCTTCCCGCAGATCGAGTGGAACGTCACCGCGGGCAACGCCAGCCCGATCAACGACGGCGCCTCCGCCGTCCTGATCACCTCCAGCGACACCGCCGCCCGCCTCGGCCTGCGCCCGCTCGCCCGGCTGCACAGCTTCGCCGTCACCGGCTCCGACCCGCTGCTGATGCTCACCGGGGTGATCCCGGCGACCGAGAAGGTGCTGCGCAGGGCGAGGCTGAAGCCGGCGGACATCGACCTGTTCGAGGTCAACGAGGCGTTCTCCAGCGTGGTGCTGGCCTGGCAGCAGGAGACCGGCGCCGACCTGGCCAAGGTCAACGTGCACGGCGGCGCAATCGCCCTCGGCCACCCCCTCGGCGCCAGCGGCACCCGGCTGACCACCACCCTGGTCCACGCCATGCGGGAGCGGGGCGCCCGGTACGCCCTGCAGACCATGTGCGAGGCGGGCGGCCTGGCCAACGCGATGATCCTCGAGGGGGTCTGA
- a CDS encoding TVP38/TMEM64 family protein, with product MLDATRSGTATASVRTAATELAVPVSAPPRAGFAGRCARALVSPYARLSLLLALLAGAAAGVLAFEPQRLLTHGWPPQLGGAAAAVVFTVAYGLCTVAFVPRPVLNLAAGALFGSQLGLATALAGTVLGAGVAFGLGRVLGQDALRPLLRGRWLRAADGQLSRHGFRSMLAVRLFPGVPFCAANYCAAVSRMGWLPFLLATALGSIPNTAAYAVAGARAATPTSPVFLIAMACIAAPALAGSLVAWRKRHRLRGR from the coding sequence ATGCTCGATGCCACCCGCTCTGGCACCGCCACCGCCTCTGTCCGGACCGCCGCCACGGAGCTCGCCGTGCCCGTGTCCGCCCCGCCCCGCGCCGGGTTCGCCGGGCGGTGCGCGCGGGCGCTGGTGTCTCCCTACGCGCGGCTGTCGCTGCTGCTCGCCCTGCTCGCCGGTGCGGCCGCGGGTGTGCTCGCCTTCGAGCCGCAGCGGCTGCTGACGCACGGGTGGCCGCCGCAGCTCGGCGGGGCCGCGGCAGCCGTGGTGTTCACGGTGGCGTACGGGCTGTGCACCGTGGCGTTCGTGCCGCGTCCCGTGCTCAACCTGGCGGCGGGCGCGTTGTTCGGCTCGCAGCTGGGGCTGGCGACAGCACTGGCCGGCACGGTGCTCGGGGCGGGCGTGGCGTTCGGGCTGGGCCGGGTACTGGGGCAGGACGCGCTGCGCCCGCTGCTGCGGGGCCGCTGGCTGCGGGCGGCCGACGGCCAGCTCAGCCGGCACGGGTTCCGGTCGATGCTGGCGGTCCGGCTGTTTCCCGGCGTGCCGTTCTGCGCGGCGAACTACTGCGCGGCCGTCTCCCGGATGGGCTGGCTGCCCTTCCTGCTGGCGACCGCGCTGGGCTCGATCCCGAACACGGCCGCCTACGCGGTGGCCGGCGCCCGCGCCGCCACGCCGACCTCCCCGGTGTTCCTGATCGCAATGGCCTGCATCGCCGCACCGGCACTCGCCGGCTCACTGGTGGCGTGGCGCAAGCGGCACCGTCTGCGCGGCCGGTAG
- a CDS encoding glutathione-independent formaldehyde dehydrogenase has protein sequence MKAVVYEEPFSVVVKDVQDPRIQHPNDVLVRVTSTAICGSDLHMYEGRTAAESGIVFGHENLGVVEEVGSGVTSLSKGDRVVMPFNVACGFCKNCLAGKTGFCLTVNPGFAGGAYGYVAMGPYTGGQAELLRVPFADFNCLKLPPGEEFETDFVLLADIFPTGYHGCELARVSPGESVAVYGAGPVGLMAAYSALLRGAAKVFSVDRVPERLAKAEEIGAIPIDFTKGDPAEQIKEQTGGEGTDKGVDAVGYQAQAHDASHEEPAIVLNALVETVRPTGMLGVPGLYVPSDPGGPDEHAKHGQLLVSIGRMFEKGQQMGTGQCNVKQYNRQLRDLIIAGRAKPSFVVSHELPLDQAPQAYEKFDKRVEGYTKVVLHPGHALAA, from the coding sequence GTGAAAGCCGTCGTTTACGAGGAACCCTTCAGTGTGGTGGTGAAGGACGTCCAGGATCCGCGGATCCAGCATCCCAACGATGTGCTCGTACGCGTCACGTCGACCGCGATCTGCGGCTCCGACCTGCACATGTACGAGGGCCGCACGGCGGCCGAGTCGGGCATCGTCTTCGGGCACGAGAACCTCGGCGTCGTCGAGGAGGTCGGCAGCGGCGTGACCTCGCTGTCCAAGGGCGACCGGGTCGTGATGCCGTTCAATGTCGCCTGCGGGTTCTGCAAGAACTGTCTGGCCGGGAAGACGGGCTTCTGTCTGACGGTCAATCCCGGATTCGCCGGCGGCGCCTACGGCTATGTGGCGATGGGCCCGTACACGGGCGGCCAGGCCGAGCTGCTGCGGGTGCCGTTCGCCGATTTCAACTGCTTGAAACTGCCCCCGGGCGAGGAGTTCGAGACCGACTTCGTGCTGCTCGCCGACATCTTCCCGACGGGCTACCACGGCTGCGAACTCGCCCGGGTGTCCCCCGGTGAGAGCGTGGCCGTCTACGGCGCCGGGCCGGTGGGGCTGATGGCCGCCTACTCGGCGCTGCTGCGCGGCGCCGCGAAGGTGTTCTCCGTCGACCGGGTGCCCGAGCGGCTGGCCAAGGCGGAGGAGATCGGGGCGATCCCCATCGACTTCACCAAGGGCGACCCGGCGGAGCAGATCAAGGAGCAGACCGGAGGCGAGGGAACCGACAAGGGCGTCGACGCCGTCGGCTACCAGGCCCAGGCACACGACGCCAGTCACGAGGAACCGGCCATCGTGCTGAACGCGCTGGTCGAGACGGTACGGCCGACGGGCATGCTCGGTGTGCCGGGCCTGTACGTGCCCTCGGACCCGGGCGGCCCCGACGAACACGCCAAGCACGGCCAACTGCTCGTCTCCATCGGCAGGATGTTCGAGAAGGGCCAGCAGATGGGCACGGGCCAGTGCAACGTCAAGCAGTACAACCGGCAGTTGCGCGATCTGATCATCGCCGGGCGCGCCAAGCCCAGTTTCGTGGTCTCCCACGAACTGCCGCTGGACCAGGCGCCGCAGGCGTACGAGAAGTTCGACAAGCGGGTCGAGGGCTACACCAAGGTGGTGCTCCACCCCGGTCACGCACTCGCCGCGTGA
- a CDS encoding DNA alkylation repair protein yields the protein MTATGTASPRVPRSALADTVLDRLTAAFGAAADPARAAAMRTYMKDVAPFLGIPTPARRALTRTVLAGTPRPDEADCTAVALRCWALPEREYHYAAVDFLRRHAGRCSSGFLPVARHLVTTVPWWDTVDPLAAHVVGRLVAADPALTADMDTWITDAGLWPVRTALLHQLARKDTTDTDRLFGYCLLQAGHPHFFIRKAIGWALREYAKTDPDAVRAFLARERGRFAPLTVREALKNIGA from the coding sequence ATGACCGCCACTGGGACGGCCTCGCCGCGCGTGCCGCGCAGTGCCCTCGCCGACACCGTGCTCGACCGGCTCACCGCGGCCTTCGGCGCCGCCGCCGATCCGGCGCGGGCCGCCGCGATGCGGACGTACATGAAGGACGTGGCGCCCTTCCTCGGCATCCCCACCCCGGCCCGCCGCGCCCTGACCCGCACGGTCCTCGCCGGCACCCCGCGCCCGGACGAGGCCGACTGCACCGCGGTCGCGCTGCGCTGCTGGGCGCTGCCCGAGCGCGAGTACCACTACGCCGCGGTGGACTTCCTGCGCCGGCACGCCGGCCGCTGCTCCTCCGGCTTCCTGCCGGTGGCCCGGCACCTCGTCACCACGGTCCCCTGGTGGGACACCGTCGACCCGCTCGCCGCGCACGTGGTCGGACGCCTCGTCGCGGCCGACCCCGCGCTCACCGCCGACATGGACACCTGGATCACCGACGCCGGCCTGTGGCCGGTGCGCACGGCCCTGCTGCACCAGCTGGCCCGCAAGGACACCACCGACACCGACCGGCTGTTCGGCTACTGCCTGCTCCAGGCCGGGCATCCCCACTTCTTCATCCGCAAGGCGATCGGCTGGGCCCTGCGCGAGTACGCCAAGACCGACCCCGACGCCGTACGGGCCTTCCTGGCGCGGGAGCGGGGCCGGTTCGCGCCGCTCACCGTGCGGGAGGCCCTGAAGAACATCGGGGCCTGA